The window TGCCGTAGCGATCGATGTTCACCACCACGCGCTCCGCGGGAATGCCGAGGCGTTCGCGCACCGCGTCGATGATGCGAATGTTCGCCTGATGAGGAATCACCAGATCGAGATCGTCGACTCCCCAGCCGGCCTCGCCCACGACCTGGCGCAGGCTGTCCTCCATGCTGCGGACCGCGAACGGGAACAGTTTCTTGCCCCGCATGGCGATGAAGTGCTTGCGATCGCGAACCGTGTCCTCGCTCGCCGGCTCGCGCGAGCCGCCGCCGGCGATCTCGAGCACGTCGCCGAGTTCGCCGTCACTCTGCATGTGGACCGCGCGCACGCCATCGCCCGCCGCGCACGGACGCAGCACCACCGCCCCCGCCGCATCTCCGAACAGCACGCAGGTGTTGCGATCCTGATAGTTCGTGATGCGCGAGAGCGTCTCGACTCCGACCACCAGCACGGTATCGGCGGCACCACCCGCGATCAGCGCGCGCCCGATGCCGAGTCCGAACACGAAACCGGTGCAGGCCGCGAACACGTCGTAGGCCGCCGCACGAGTGGCGCCGAGCTTGTGTTGAAGCGTGCACGCGCACGACGGCAGATAGCGGTCCGGCGAAGTGGTGGCGAGCACGATGTGATCGATGTCGACGGCTTCGAGCCCCGCCATTTCGAGCGCGCGGCGGGCGGCGATCAACGCGAGGTCCGACGACGCCTGGTCGGGGCGCGCCTTGCGTCGCTCTCGGATCCCGGTGCGCTCGACGATCCACTCGTCGGAAGTCTCGACGATCCGCGCCATGTCGGCGTTCGTCACCACTTGCTCCGGCACGTACATGCCGGTGCCCGCGATCGCCGCACCTCTCACTTCACGCTGCGGAGTCACGATTGGTCCCGATCTCCTCGCGGATGTGCTCATTGACCTTCTTTTCGACGAACGTCGCCACGGTGCGGATCGCGCTGCGAAACGCGCGCTGGCGGCTCGAACCGTGCCCGATGAAACACACGCCGTCCACTCCCAGCAGCGGCACCGCCGCGTGCTCTTCCCAGTCGATCGCGCGCCGCACACGGCTCATCGCGGGGCGCATCAGCACCGCGCCCGCCATGGCGAGCGGATCGCCCATCACCTCCTGCTTCACCTTGTTCATCAGGAATCCCGCGGCGCTCTCGGCCGTCTTGAGCACCACGTTGCCGGTGAAGCCGTCCGTCACCACCACGTCGCAGGTGCCCTTGAACACGTCGCGGCCTTCGACATTGCCGATCACGTGCAGGTGGGTCTCCGCCTTGAGCAGCGGGAGCACCTCCAGCACCAGATCGTTGCCTTTGGTGTCTTCCTCACCGATCGACAGCAGCCCGATGCGCGGGGTGCGGCGTTCGAGCAGATAGCGCGCGTAGACCGAACCCATGTGAGCGAACTGCACCAGCCACGGCGCCTTGCATTGTGCGTTCGCGCCAACGTCGAGCACCACCGCACCGCCACTCGGATTCGGAAAGAACGCCGCCAGTGCCGGGCGCGAAACCCCTTCGAGTCGTCCGAGGCCGAGCAGTGCCGCCGCCACCACCGCTCCGGTATTGCCGGCGCTGAACACCGCGTCGAGATGGCCCTGCTTGTGAAGCTGGATCATCACGCCGAGCGATGAAGCGGTCTTGCGCCGCACCGCGGCCGCCGCCTTCTCCGCCATGTCGATGCGCTCGGGGGCGTGAACGATCTCGATCGGCAGGCGGTCCGCTCCCGCCTTCTTCAGCTCGACACCGATCTCGGCCTGATCGCCGACCAGCGTGATGGTGAAGCGCCCGGGCCATTCACGGAACGCCGAGACCAGGCCGGCGGCGAGTTCGCCGAGGCCGTGGTCACCTCCCATCGCGTCAATCCCGATGCGCGGGATCGATCCCATGGTATGGGACGAGCCCGGTCGTTACTCGGTGGACGGCATGCGAATTTCCTCGCCGTCATAGAAACCGCAGGTCGGACAGATGCGATGTGGAATCTTCGGGCTGCTGCAGTGGCTGCAGG of the Candidatus Eisenbacteria bacterium genome contains:
- a CDS encoding ketoacyl-ACP synthase III; this translates as MSTSARRSGPIVTPQREVRGAAIAGTGMYVPEQVVTNADMARIVETSDEWIVERTGIRERRKARPDQASSDLALIAARRALEMAGLEAVDIDHIVLATTSPDRYLPSCACTLQHKLGATRAAAYDVFAACTGFVFGLGIGRALIAGGAADTVLVVGVETLSRITNYQDRNTCVLFGDAAGAVVLRPCAAGDGVRAVHMQSDGELGDVLEIAGGGSREPASEDTVRDRKHFIAMRGKKLFPFAVRSMEDSLRQVVGEAGWGVDDLDLVIPHQANIRIIDAVRERLGIPAERVVVNIDRYGNTSSATIPVALDEIVRAGRLKPGDKLGICAFGGGATWGAAALSWTRARVEPESADAAGNLAAARSDT
- the plsX gene encoding phosphate acyltransferase PlsX, whose amino-acid sequence is MGGDHGLGELAAGLVSAFREWPGRFTITLVGDQAEIGVELKKAGADRLPIEIVHAPERIDMAEKAAAAVRRKTASSLGVMIQLHKQGHLDAVFSAGNTGAVVAAALLGLGRLEGVSRPALAAFFPNPSGGAVVLDVGANAQCKAPWLVQFAHMGSVYARYLLERRTPRIGLLSIGEEDTKGNDLVLEVLPLLKAETHLHVIGNVEGRDVFKGTCDVVVTDGFTGNVVLKTAESAAGFLMNKVKQEVMGDPLAMAGAVLMRPAMSRVRRAIDWEEHAAVPLLGVDGVCFIGHGSSRQRAFRSAIRTVATFVEKKVNEHIREEIGTNRDSAA
- the rpmF gene encoding 50S ribosomal protein L32: MAVPKRRHSPTRGRKRRTHWKLRKPGVSACSHCSSPKIPHRICPTCGFYDGEEIRMPSTE